In one Acomys russatus chromosome 15, mAcoRus1.1, whole genome shotgun sequence genomic region, the following are encoded:
- the Adamtsl4 gene encoding ADAMTS-like protein 4 isoform X2: METWLGRLWLCVMLLLPLPQLCQDQELFGPSLQTPSEEGQAPEGLWGPWDPWASCSQPCGVGVQRRSRTCELHPGLSLPPRPPRHPEVLRPRGQGSGPQTPRDPQSLYKPRPRPRPRGRGSPILVPAAQLGRQETQGAQRSRVRDPIKPGMFGYGRVPFALPLHRSRRHPRRPGQAKNSSTGQEALPSQPPGTELTSENHSPQMQAPELHTQLHFHSAETPRPGAEVPHRTSSAPSDTGTLLPTSSSSSGDRRSPGPRMPTSRGSWHSPQGAERHPHPFPPVPRSQGHQSSGHQRHPESLHRSPDVWLPLMRDPRPLWSLYAPGSPAAICSGESEQMRACSQEPCPPGQPDPRALQCAAFDSQEFMGQLYQWEPFTEVQGSQRCELNCRPRGFRFYVRHTEKVQDGTLCQPGALDICVAGRCLSPGCDGILGSGRRPDGCGVCGGDGSTCRLVSGNLTDRGGPLGYQKILWIPAGATQLQISQLRPSSNYLALRGPGGRSITNGNWAVDPPGSYPAVGTVFHYKRPPREDGKGESLSADGPTTQPVDVYMIFQEDNPGVFYHYVISSPPEVLQSPSTNPQLQPEVLTGEPLLASAPRPVRAPGTLQRQVRIPQVRAPTHVRTVAGSAAGYWKQAGHSKCSASCGRGFWRPIFLCISRESGEELDEQSCAMGARPPTSPEPCHGPPCPPHWEAGEWTSCSRSCGPGTQHRQLLCRQEFGGGGSSVPPERCGHLPRPNITQPCQLHLCGRWEVSSPWSQCSVRCGRGQRSRQVRCVGNNGDEVSKQECASGPPPPPSREACDMGPCTTAWFYSDWSSKCSAECGTGIQRRSVVCLWSGETLQGEQEAAQGCPLRSRPPDMRACSFGPCERTWRWYTGPWSECSSECGSGTQHRDIICVSKLGAEFNVTSPSNCSHLPRPPALQPCQGQACEDRWFSTVWSPCSRSCQGGTQTREVQCLSSNQTLGARCPPHLRPSRKRPCNSQPCNQRPDDQCKDGSPHCPLVVQARLCVYPYYTATCCRSCAHVLERAQPEPA, encoded by the exons ATGGAGACCTGGCTGGGCAG GCTCTGGCTATGTGTaatgctgcttctgcctctccctcagcTCTGCCAGGATCAGGAG CTGTTTGGACCTTCTCTTCAGACACCATCAGAGGAGGGCCAGGCCCCTGAGGGCCTCTGGGGACCTTGGGACCCGTGGGCCTCCTGCTCCCAGCCCTGTGGGGTAGGGGTGCAGCGTAGGAGCCGAACATGTGAACTGCACCCCGGCCTGTCCCTTCCTCCCCGACCCCCAAGACATCCAGAAGTCCTCCGGCCCCGGGGCCAGGGCTCCGGACCCCAGACTCCCCGGGATCCACAGTCCCTGTATAAGCCACGGCCTCGGCCTCGGCCTCGGGGAAGGGGTAGCCCTATTCTAGTTCCTGCTGCTCAGCTGGGGAGACAAGAGACTCAAGGGGCCCAGAG GTCCCGGGTTCGAGACCCCATCAAGCCAGGGATGTTTGGTTATGGGAGAGTGCCTTTTGCCTTGCCTCTGCACCGGAGCCGCAGGCATCCCCGCAGACCTGGGCAAGCCAAGAACTCTTCCACAGGGCAAGAGGCTCTTCCATCCCAGCCTCCAGGCACAGAACTGACCTCTGAAAACCACAGTCCCCAAATGCAGGCTCCTGAACTGCACACCCAGCTCCACTTCCACTCCGCTGAAACTCCAAGGCCTGGAGCAGAGGTGCCCCACAGAACCAGCTCTGCTCCCTCCGACACGGGGACCCTTctgcccacctcctcctcctcctctggagaCAGGAGGTCCCCTGGGCCACGAATGCCAACTTCCCGGGGAAGCTGGCACAGTCCCCAGGGAGCAGAACGACACCCTCATCCTTTCCCTCCTGTCCCTCGGAGTCAGGGCCATCAGAGCAGCGGCCACCAGAGACATCCAGAGAGTCTTCACAGGTCCCCGGACGTCTGGCTGCCTCTGATGAGAGACCCCAGGCCCCTCTGGAGCCTCTATGCTCCCGGTAGCCCTGCTGCAATATGTTCGGGAGAAAGTGAGCAGATGAGAGCCTGCAGCCAAGAG CCTTGCCCCCCTGGGCAGCCAGACCCCAGGGCCCTGCAGTGCGCCGCCTTTGACTCCCAGGAATTCATGGGCCAGCTGTACCAGTGGGAACCCTTCACTGAAG TTCAGGGCTCCCAGCGCTGTGAGCTGAACTGCCGCCCCCGCGGCTTCCGGTTCTATGTCCGCCACACGGAAAAGGTGCAGGATGGGACCCTGTGTCAGCCTGGAGCCTTAGACATCTGTGTGGCTGGACGCTGCCTG AGCCCCGGCTGTGACGGGATCCTTGGCTCTGGCAGGCGTCCGGATGGCTGTGGAGTCTGTGGAGGTGACGGTTCCACCTGTCGTCTCGTCTCGGGAAACCTCACTGATAGAGGGGGCCCCTTGGGTTACCAGAAGATCCTGTGGATCCCTGCAGGAGCCACCCAGCTCCAGATCTCCCAGCTCCGACCCAGTTCCAATTACCTGG CACTCCGAGGGCCTGGGGGTCGCTCCATTACCAACGGCAACTGGGCTGTGGATCCTCCAGGGTCCTATCCGGCCGTCGGGACTGTCTTCCATTATAAGCGTCCTCCTCGGGAGGACGGCAAGGGGGAGAGTCTGTCTGCTGACGGTCCTACCACCCAGCCTGTGGATGTCTAT ATGATCTTTCAGGAGGACAACCCAGGTGTTTTTTATCACTATGTCATCTCTTCCCCACCCGAGGTCCTTCAGAGTCCTTCCACAAACCCTCAGCTTCAGCCTG AGGTGCTGACTGGGGAGCCCCTACTTGCGTCAGCCCCGCGTCCTGTTCGGGCACCCGGCACCCTCCAGCGTCAGGTGCGGATTCCCCAAGTGCGTGCTCCGACTCACGTGAGGACGGTCGCCGGGTCTGCGGCCGGGTACTGGAAGCAGGCGGGGCACTCCAAGTGTTCGGCATCCTGCGGCAGAG GTTTTTGGCGCCCCATTTTCCTCTGCATTTCCCGTGAGTCAGGAGAGGAGTTGGATGAACAGAGCTGTGCCATGGGTGCCAGACCCCCAACTTCCCCTGAACCCTGCCATGGGCCCCCGTGCCCCCCACA CTGGGAGGCTGGCGAGTGGACATCCTGTAGCCGATCCTGTGGCCCCGGCACCCAGCACCGTCAGCTGCTCTGCAGACAGGAATTTGGAGGCGGTGGCTCCTCAGTACCTCCAGAGCGTTGTGGACACCTCCCCAGACCAAACATCACCCAGCCTTGCCAGCTGCACCTCTGTGGCCGCTGGGAGGTTAGCTCCCCCTGGAGCCAG TGCTCTGTGCGCTGTGGTCGTGGTCAGAGGAGCCGGCAGGTTCGGTGTGTTGGAAACAATGGCGATGAAGTGAGCAAGCAGGAGTGTGCTTCGGGGCCCCCGCCGCCCCCCAGCAGAGAGGCCTGTGACATGGGTCCCTGTACCACAGCCTGGTTCTACAGCGACTGGAGTTCCAAG TGCTCTGCGGAGTGTGGGACAGGAATCCAGCGACGCTCAGTGGTCTGCCTCTGGAGCGGGGAGACCCTCCAGGGAGAGCAGGAGGCCGCGCAGGGCTGCCCGCTCAGAAGCCGCCCTCCTGACATGCGTGCCTGCAGCTTCGGGCCCTGCGAGAGGACGTGGCGCTGGTACACGGGGCCCTGGAGTGAG TGTTCCTCGGAGTGCGGCTCTGGCACGCAACACAGGGACATTATCTGTGTGTCCAAACTGGGGGCTGAGTTCAACGTGACTTCCCCCAGCAACTGTTCCCACCTCCCCAGGCCCCCTGCCCTGCAGCCGTGCCAAGGCCAGGCCTGTGAGGACCGATGGTTTTCTACTGTGTGGAGCCCG TGCTCTCGCTCCTGCCAGGGAGGCACACAGACGCGGGAAGTCCAGTGCCTGAGTTCCAACCAGACGCTCGGCGCCCGGTGCCCCCCTCACCTGCGGCCCTCCAGGAAGAGGCCGTGTAACAGCCAACCCTGCAACCAGCGCCCCG
- the Adamtsl4 gene encoding ADAMTS-like protein 4 isoform X1, with amino-acid sequence MSPTPLVCRLWLCVMLLLPLPQLCQDQELFGPSLQTPSEEGQAPEGLWGPWDPWASCSQPCGVGVQRRSRTCELHPGLSLPPRPPRHPEVLRPRGQGSGPQTPRDPQSLYKPRPRPRPRGRGSPILVPAAQLGRQETQGAQRSRVRDPIKPGMFGYGRVPFALPLHRSRRHPRRPGQAKNSSTGQEALPSQPPGTELTSENHSPQMQAPELHTQLHFHSAETPRPGAEVPHRTSSAPSDTGTLLPTSSSSSGDRRSPGPRMPTSRGSWHSPQGAERHPHPFPPVPRSQGHQSSGHQRHPESLHRSPDVWLPLMRDPRPLWSLYAPGSPAAICSGESEQMRACSQEPCPPGQPDPRALQCAAFDSQEFMGQLYQWEPFTEVQGSQRCELNCRPRGFRFYVRHTEKVQDGTLCQPGALDICVAGRCLSPGCDGILGSGRRPDGCGVCGGDGSTCRLVSGNLTDRGGPLGYQKILWIPAGATQLQISQLRPSSNYLALRGPGGRSITNGNWAVDPPGSYPAVGTVFHYKRPPREDGKGESLSADGPTTQPVDVYMIFQEDNPGVFYHYVISSPPEVLQSPSTNPQLQPEVLTGEPLLASAPRPVRAPGTLQRQVRIPQVRAPTHVRTVAGSAAGYWKQAGHSKCSASCGRGFWRPIFLCISRESGEELDEQSCAMGARPPTSPEPCHGPPCPPHWEAGEWTSCSRSCGPGTQHRQLLCRQEFGGGGSSVPPERCGHLPRPNITQPCQLHLCGRWEVSSPWSQCSVRCGRGQRSRQVRCVGNNGDEVSKQECASGPPPPPSREACDMGPCTTAWFYSDWSSKCSAECGTGIQRRSVVCLWSGETLQGEQEAAQGCPLRSRPPDMRACSFGPCERTWRWYTGPWSECSSECGSGTQHRDIICVSKLGAEFNVTSPSNCSHLPRPPALQPCQGQACEDRWFSTVWSPCSRSCQGGTQTREVQCLSSNQTLGARCPPHLRPSRKRPCNSQPCNQRPDDQCKDGSPHCPLVVQARLCVYPYYTATCCRSCAHVLERAQPEPA; translated from the exons ATGTCCCCCACCCCCTTGGTGTGCAGGCTCTGGCTATGTGTaatgctgcttctgcctctccctcagcTCTGCCAGGATCAGGAG CTGTTTGGACCTTCTCTTCAGACACCATCAGAGGAGGGCCAGGCCCCTGAGGGCCTCTGGGGACCTTGGGACCCGTGGGCCTCCTGCTCCCAGCCCTGTGGGGTAGGGGTGCAGCGTAGGAGCCGAACATGTGAACTGCACCCCGGCCTGTCCCTTCCTCCCCGACCCCCAAGACATCCAGAAGTCCTCCGGCCCCGGGGCCAGGGCTCCGGACCCCAGACTCCCCGGGATCCACAGTCCCTGTATAAGCCACGGCCTCGGCCTCGGCCTCGGGGAAGGGGTAGCCCTATTCTAGTTCCTGCTGCTCAGCTGGGGAGACAAGAGACTCAAGGGGCCCAGAG GTCCCGGGTTCGAGACCCCATCAAGCCAGGGATGTTTGGTTATGGGAGAGTGCCTTTTGCCTTGCCTCTGCACCGGAGCCGCAGGCATCCCCGCAGACCTGGGCAAGCCAAGAACTCTTCCACAGGGCAAGAGGCTCTTCCATCCCAGCCTCCAGGCACAGAACTGACCTCTGAAAACCACAGTCCCCAAATGCAGGCTCCTGAACTGCACACCCAGCTCCACTTCCACTCCGCTGAAACTCCAAGGCCTGGAGCAGAGGTGCCCCACAGAACCAGCTCTGCTCCCTCCGACACGGGGACCCTTctgcccacctcctcctcctcctctggagaCAGGAGGTCCCCTGGGCCACGAATGCCAACTTCCCGGGGAAGCTGGCACAGTCCCCAGGGAGCAGAACGACACCCTCATCCTTTCCCTCCTGTCCCTCGGAGTCAGGGCCATCAGAGCAGCGGCCACCAGAGACATCCAGAGAGTCTTCACAGGTCCCCGGACGTCTGGCTGCCTCTGATGAGAGACCCCAGGCCCCTCTGGAGCCTCTATGCTCCCGGTAGCCCTGCTGCAATATGTTCGGGAGAAAGTGAGCAGATGAGAGCCTGCAGCCAAGAG CCTTGCCCCCCTGGGCAGCCAGACCCCAGGGCCCTGCAGTGCGCCGCCTTTGACTCCCAGGAATTCATGGGCCAGCTGTACCAGTGGGAACCCTTCACTGAAG TTCAGGGCTCCCAGCGCTGTGAGCTGAACTGCCGCCCCCGCGGCTTCCGGTTCTATGTCCGCCACACGGAAAAGGTGCAGGATGGGACCCTGTGTCAGCCTGGAGCCTTAGACATCTGTGTGGCTGGACGCTGCCTG AGCCCCGGCTGTGACGGGATCCTTGGCTCTGGCAGGCGTCCGGATGGCTGTGGAGTCTGTGGAGGTGACGGTTCCACCTGTCGTCTCGTCTCGGGAAACCTCACTGATAGAGGGGGCCCCTTGGGTTACCAGAAGATCCTGTGGATCCCTGCAGGAGCCACCCAGCTCCAGATCTCCCAGCTCCGACCCAGTTCCAATTACCTGG CACTCCGAGGGCCTGGGGGTCGCTCCATTACCAACGGCAACTGGGCTGTGGATCCTCCAGGGTCCTATCCGGCCGTCGGGACTGTCTTCCATTATAAGCGTCCTCCTCGGGAGGACGGCAAGGGGGAGAGTCTGTCTGCTGACGGTCCTACCACCCAGCCTGTGGATGTCTAT ATGATCTTTCAGGAGGACAACCCAGGTGTTTTTTATCACTATGTCATCTCTTCCCCACCCGAGGTCCTTCAGAGTCCTTCCACAAACCCTCAGCTTCAGCCTG AGGTGCTGACTGGGGAGCCCCTACTTGCGTCAGCCCCGCGTCCTGTTCGGGCACCCGGCACCCTCCAGCGTCAGGTGCGGATTCCCCAAGTGCGTGCTCCGACTCACGTGAGGACGGTCGCCGGGTCTGCGGCCGGGTACTGGAAGCAGGCGGGGCACTCCAAGTGTTCGGCATCCTGCGGCAGAG GTTTTTGGCGCCCCATTTTCCTCTGCATTTCCCGTGAGTCAGGAGAGGAGTTGGATGAACAGAGCTGTGCCATGGGTGCCAGACCCCCAACTTCCCCTGAACCCTGCCATGGGCCCCCGTGCCCCCCACA CTGGGAGGCTGGCGAGTGGACATCCTGTAGCCGATCCTGTGGCCCCGGCACCCAGCACCGTCAGCTGCTCTGCAGACAGGAATTTGGAGGCGGTGGCTCCTCAGTACCTCCAGAGCGTTGTGGACACCTCCCCAGACCAAACATCACCCAGCCTTGCCAGCTGCACCTCTGTGGCCGCTGGGAGGTTAGCTCCCCCTGGAGCCAG TGCTCTGTGCGCTGTGGTCGTGGTCAGAGGAGCCGGCAGGTTCGGTGTGTTGGAAACAATGGCGATGAAGTGAGCAAGCAGGAGTGTGCTTCGGGGCCCCCGCCGCCCCCCAGCAGAGAGGCCTGTGACATGGGTCCCTGTACCACAGCCTGGTTCTACAGCGACTGGAGTTCCAAG TGCTCTGCGGAGTGTGGGACAGGAATCCAGCGACGCTCAGTGGTCTGCCTCTGGAGCGGGGAGACCCTCCAGGGAGAGCAGGAGGCCGCGCAGGGCTGCCCGCTCAGAAGCCGCCCTCCTGACATGCGTGCCTGCAGCTTCGGGCCCTGCGAGAGGACGTGGCGCTGGTACACGGGGCCCTGGAGTGAG TGTTCCTCGGAGTGCGGCTCTGGCACGCAACACAGGGACATTATCTGTGTGTCCAAACTGGGGGCTGAGTTCAACGTGACTTCCCCCAGCAACTGTTCCCACCTCCCCAGGCCCCCTGCCCTGCAGCCGTGCCAAGGCCAGGCCTGTGAGGACCGATGGTTTTCTACTGTGTGGAGCCCG TGCTCTCGCTCCTGCCAGGGAGGCACACAGACGCGGGAAGTCCAGTGCCTGAGTTCCAACCAGACGCTCGGCGCCCGGTGCCCCCCTCACCTGCGGCCCTCCAGGAAGAGGCCGTGTAACAGCCAACCCTGCAACCAGCGCCCCG